The sequence AATAATTAagcaattttaaaatttaatttattattcgTATTAAATGAAGGTTCATCCCGAGTATTTCAATATCAGTTACTTTCAATGagcaattaaaaatatattttaaaaaatcatatCTTTTATTTCTCTGAGTGCATGGTAGTGGCCAACTGAGGCAAGAAAGATGCAACCGCAGCTGGATTTTTCCTTTATGAGTATGCAGTCGCGCAACTTCCCGGCGGCTGCTGTGAGTAGCCCGCCCTGTTCAGTCTACATTGGTGCGTGTTCCGGATCGGATTCGGGATCGGAATCGGGATCGGGTTGAAAAGCCTGGTGGGCAATGGAAACGGAGGCGTTGCAGCAACTAGTTTAGCTTGCGGCCAACGTCGCGTGTGCACTTGAAGGCGGCCCAATAAGTTGGCCAAAAGTGTTCCAGCGAAAGAAACGCGTTCATAATTGACATTTCGGCTGCTCCGAACATTCAACACttctgccggcgtcgctgtcgCCGTCGTCGTTTGGCAACAGAGCTGTTAACCAAACCCCAGAACCACTGTTGTCTCAGAAGCGTTCGGACCTCCCAGCCAAGAAGACGGTCCTGTCCGTCTAACGCAAGATACCACTAAATCGGGAGTATCGAGTATTGAGCACCGAGTATCCCCAGAGCAAGTCCAAGTCCAAGTCCGAATCCGAGAACTTCGTCTTCGCGATCGTAGTCGTGGTCAGGTGAATGCCATCGGGGCAACGTGCCTGGCATTCGAAGAGATATACGTTCTGAGTCGCGGTTCGCGGTGGTGGATACTGTATACTGTATAGCAGCCAATTTATATATGGTCTGCCCCGAtcaaaaacgaaaacaaattGGGAAGTTATAACCGCAGCGAAAgcaaaaaataacaaaatgttTGCATTTCTGCCAGTTTTATTACTTTGTGTGCATTTGCTGCATTTTAAAATGATCTCGGGCGTAGATCTCCCATCCGTTTCGGGAGGGGCACAAGCTCCAGCTCCTGTGTGGGAAAATGGTGAAATAAATGCGGCACCCGAGGCAGGATTGTTTAAAGCCAATGCCACCGCTGAGGAAATCTTTGGCGGAGCGGTGGTGGGTAAGTCAAATAATTGGATTCAGGAAAGGAAAAACACCAGTACTgggaataaaaaatattttttccaaTTTAATCGAAAGACTTAGGGCACAAACTTTAAGGTCAAAGAACCAAAAGAACTAGAGCCTCCAAAAATATGTGGAATATTTATTcagttattttttatttacgaaataaaaaattatgaaataaaaattttataagagCGTTAAAAGCGaagtataaataattttttactttaCGCCTTCTACTTAGAACTTgatgttaaaaataatattaggcTCGATTAATCCGATGTTAAATTTGTAAAAAGGTTTACGGTTGTatatctttttaaaatatcccGATAAAGTTTCTTATACTATCAAATccatatatttattaaaaaagacTTATACAAAAGCTAAACTTAAACTaatattcctttttatttaCTAAGATAAACGTATCAATAGCTATTCTTCAATATACGTCACtaatataaatttaagttcaacgacttcgaaataacatttttctgATTCGACAGTAGAATTTATGCGAGGCACGCACCAAGCATTACTTGTTTGACCTTCAGAAATCTATAAATCGTTTAAAGCTAGGAGGGAAAATGCGAAACTTTGATTCTACGAGTGAGTGTTCCCAACATTGTTTACCTTATAGACTCGATGGCTTGTCGCTAGGCCCGCCCCTTTAAGCCAAACTTTCTAGTGCAAAAAAACGAGAACTCATGTAGGCGTGAACTTTCAGATCAACTTCATCGCGTTTCGATCGTGTTCTGTCGCCTGTCAATGTCCCCGTCAATCTATTCTCACTTATTTATGGCCAACAATTAGACAATTAGACAGCACTTTTGATGGAGGGGCGTGATCTGTGGTGATGTCTTTTCGGGGCGACGACATGATCCTATTAATTTGGGATGCCCCGCAGATTGGGCTGTAAACGTATAGCATATATAAGACCATAAGCCGACACCTTTCTCAGCTTTAACAAGCTatattcattaaaattaatttttatttgcattttgtCCAATTTGCTCGTTCACTGTTAACAACGTTTGCCATCAGAATCGCGATAAATATTGTTTATATGACTGTTGGTGATATAAAATTTAAGAGCCACCATTAAGTAGACCTCCAACTCGGGATATCGAGTTCTCTGCGATCCTGCGTTAAAATTCAGGTTTTCAGTAGCAGACAAGCTGTAACGGTCTTGCAGACCTTGAACTTGTAACTTGCCCCTGATTCTCGATAAACTTTTTGCAAGTCTTCAGAATCAAGTGTTTATGCTTAGCAGAGAAAACGAGTTGCATCTTGAGTTGGATGGGTTCCGAGGACCATTCGAGCTATAAGAACTTCcaggaaaaataaaaaccttGATATATATGAATAGCAAAAATACATAGAACATTTAGcttaattaaacattttttatagcaTTTTTAACTTATTTACATAaagtgccatatcgaaattagATTATTTCAACATGATTGTCTAATTATTTTGACTATTAGTAAAAGTACaataaatgtatgtatttaaaaaaaaaatttcttaagacttacatttttaactttttaagtAGCGTTAGTGTGTCGAATTCCAAGCAGGATCTTTAATCAATCAAAGCGAATTCGTTGCGCTGATTTTTGGGTGACAGCTTGTCATAACAATTTAAAGAGAATCAATGTTATATCCAATAAGAAATAAACATAAAAGTACAATTTCAAGACATTATTTGGGGCAAATGAGTAATATTCCGATGACTTTCTTTGGGGATCCACACAAACATAAGATTCAGACAATTCCTGGTGAGTGAGTCACGACGTGAGGATTAACATTTTTCGGTGGGTGTAAAAGTTACTTTGTAAATGAAATATTGTACAAAGTAATATGCTCATTCATTACCGATTCGTAGCATGCCCTGAACGTATTCTTCATTACGAGCTGTGTCAGTAAAGCAAAAGCCACGTGCAGAAATGAAAGACTTCCCTGCCCCATCTTCCACTGAAAAATGGTTTTTATGCTCGATTTAGAATCAATAAAACTTACACCTCATCGAAGGCATTAAAGTTTCGGGCTGTCAAGAAGATCGTTAAAATTAATCGACACAAAAGCAAATAGCTCGTTAAGAACAAAACCCCCAAGATAAACGGCCCAAATGGCTTATTTAGTCAAATTTTATGCGCTGCCGAGCCACTCGAACTATATATGTGGGCCAAAACATGcgtaataaattaaaaatatggcAAATTCATGCTAAATAGCAACAACACTGGACATACGACAAATGCGAGAAAAAAACCATATAAAGTCGGCGACCTAAACAAAGGCCTAGACCAATTTTAAGAAGCTGCCAATGGACATGACAAATATATGACAATTGACAGTAGAAAGTTGCCGCAGTGGGGGGCAAGTCCAGCATCTCTGAAATGGCACAGCAATTGTCATTCCGTGTGGAAAGAGCTTAAGTTTATTGTCAATATTCTGGGCGGCGAAATATGTCAAAATATTGAGTAATCACTCTCGACTGGCGGAGTGGAGAAGCGTGGACCCAAAACTCAAAACGTGAACGAATGTTAAGCAAATATTGGCTTGGTCTTTTCTccacttgttttttttaatctttttttatttgggTGCTTTGTCAATAGCGCAACAGATTGGCCAAAAATGGATTGTAAAGTACCATAGTTTTGACTAGACAATTGCGTATGTAGCTCAAATCTTTCCAGGGTTCAACGAACTCTGATCTCAAGAGCCATTAGAAATGATCATCGGTTCCTCAAGTGGCAAACATATTTCCaatatatgaaaatattattgGCTTTATTCCACATATATTCTATGGGCTTATTTTAATCGACCCAATAATTTTTATcaataaaaaaactaaaatgagATGAGGAgttgataaaaaaaatggtGACTGCAATAGGGATCctattataattaaaaatggacTTATAATAAAAGTTAACTGTAAGGATCAACATTTCTGCAagcttaaaatttaaaattctaataattatgaattatatgcataattaattaaactttaaatggcAATCAATCAATTTCAATCCCTGAAGGTTTTAATTCGATAGCTTATTCTCTTTCTACAGATTCCTCATCACCAAATCTGAGTCGCCAGCGTCGTCAGTTTTTCTTTGATCCGAGTATTTTGCTGTGGCAGAGTGGACTTGGCACGGGTGTTCCTGGTGGCTGGGGTCCCGGCGAGGGATCCAAGTGCTTGACATCTCGAGGGCAACCGGGTGTTTGTGTCCGCATCGATGGATGCCGCCAGTACTACCGGGCAGCCCGCCAGATAGCCATCTTCACCCTGCGACAGTGGCCACAGACCAATGGACTTGGCCTAAATGGCAACATGTGCAACTTCTTCGATCTGCTGGGCAGAGTTAACAATGGCATCTGTTGCACAGACATCGAAACCAACAGTTTTGGAGTATTTCCACTGCCTGGAACGTCGACGACCACGACCACGTCTACGGAGAAGCCTTCGATGGCAGCTGACGAGGAGGATAGGATGGATGTGATGCCCGAGGGAGAAGTGGATGCTGAACAGCCAGTGGATGCTCCTCGACCCGAGGACCCCATTGATAATGTTAACAGTGTAGAGGATATGCCAGATTTCCAGGATGGCAACACAATTGAGGGCAATGCTCCTGAAGGGGATCCGCAACCCGAAGCTGAAGCCGAGCCCGAACCCGCGGGACAACCGGTGGCGCAGCCTATTCCCACACAGCCAGCCAGTACAATCTATCCTTATCAATGGCCCTTCGGTTCCTTTGCGGGTGGAGTGGCCCAGTGGCCACCAGCTCTGCCCACTCACCCACCCACAACTGGCGGCTGGCCACCACCGCTCCCCACCCATCCACCAAACCATCATTATCCCACGCATCCCACCACGGGCGGAGTTCCGAGCACCAAACGCACCACTGCGCGACCCACTAGTCCCACCAGACCCACCACCACCAGGCGACCCAGTTATCCTAGTTATCCTgccacaaccaccaccaccacgaCGAGACGTCCAGCAAGTGGCTCCAGTCCGGAAGGACTCCCGCTGCAGTGCGGCAATAAGAACCCGGTGACACCCGATCAGGAGAGGATTGTGGGCGGCATCAATGCCAGTCCACACGAGTTTCCCTGGATAGCGGTGCTCTTCAAGTCGGGCAAGCAGTTCTGCGGCGGCAGTCTCATCACCAACAGCCACATCCTGACCGCAGCTCATTGTGTGGCAAGGTGAGAAGGAAtatattatttcatttttaaaactattttataatgTGATATAACTACAGGATGACTTCCTGGGACGTGGCCGCTTTGACAGCTCATCTGGGTGACTACAACATCGGCACCGACTTTGAGGTGCAACATGTGTCGCGCAGGATCAAGCGGCTTGTGCGCCACAAAGGTTTCGAATTTAGCACCTTGGTAAGTGCTCCTAAGTATTAAAAACAGACCCAACCAATACCAATAATAAATACAGATTAAAAGGAATTTTTAGAATTCCAATTTAAtgccaaaaattattaaagTGCTTTGAAAACATTCTTTAACATTCTtaacttgattttttttaaattttaacatacaaatattatttgaacacaaaataaaattgtacGTAAATTTACAAATATGTACAGAAACGATATTTTTTTTCGTATGcacctttttaatttttgttttacaGGTTTTCTAGTTATAATTACAAATTATaagactttaaaaatacaaattactTAGGGATAATTAGAAtagatattttaaaactttccaaatttttttaaattcatttatataaattattacatgataattataatacatattttaaatctccaaattttttttattgcttaTTTCCATTTATTACTAATATTAATACTAAtactaattttaataaatgtcTATCCTTTTCGGTGCCTTCTCTGTACTGATAATGttagatttttttttgctaagCAGCTTGTctatttaattaatatataaattataattttattttcccatGTCTAGCACAACGATGTCGCCGTACTCACGCTGAGTGAGCCAGTGCCCTTCAGCCGGGAGATCCAACCGATTTGCCTGCCCACCTCGCCCTCGCAGCAATCCCGCTCGTACAGTGGTCAGGTGGCCACGGTGGCCGGATGGGGAAGTCTCCGAGAGAATGGCCCTCAGCCCTCCATTCTGCAGAAGGTGGACATTCCCATCTGGGCAAATTCGGAGTGTGCCAGGAAATACGGAAGAGCAGCGCCCGGTGGCATCATTGAATCCATGATCTGCGCTGGCCAAGCAGCCAAGGATTCGTGCAGTGTAAGTGGACTATCATATACTACTCCTACCCATTTTGACAATCTTACTGATTTTATCTGCAGGGCGACTCTGGCGGACCCATGATAATCAACGATGGCGGACGCTACACTCAGGTGGGAATCGTTTCCTGGGGCATTGGCTGCGGAAAGGGTCAATATCCTGGCGTCTACACTCGTGTCACTTCGCTGCTGCCCTGGATCTACAAGAACATTAAATAAACATAGGATTCCGATTAGTCTAAGACGTGATATGCTGCAATATAATAAGAGCGAACGATTCAATAAAACGACAAAAATCTTTAAAGATGTTGACTTTACAAATGCCTAAAAGTATACCGTGCTTTTGTATCAAGCTTACCCTTTTTTGATTGctatacaaaaataaaaagtaatgCGAAGGTGATTGTGAATGAgtatattaattttataatcTGTAATCGGGGAATAATTGATTTTACATTTGTAATATGGTTCTATTGTTCCATTGCGCTTAACAAAGTAAACATTCACATACAAGTTACATACAGCATACATAGCTCATATTAATTCAGAAGAAAGGCTTTCAAGCTTCAACTAAATCCTTGCGAAATATGAGTTCACCACGCGATTTCGTTCTCGAGGACTTGTTCAAGTTTAACCACATTGTCTTGGATCCGTTGGTTGAAGTATATTCCCTGCCATTCTTACTCCCCAAAATCTTGGAGTACCCCGAATTGGTTCTAGCGACAGATGCCCCTGACGATCGTCTCGTGGGCTTTATTCTCGGAACGCGTATCGAGGACTCGACCGAGCATATTGGCGATGGAAAGGATCTGAGTTGGAGTCATGGACATGTCTCTGCCCTGGCTGTAGCCCATAACTATCGTAATCTGGGCTTGGCCACTCGACTGCTGAGTACTCTTAGGGATATGATGGACCGTCAGAAGGACTTGTATATGGATCTATTTGTGCGTGAGAAGAACAAGAACGCCATCCGACTTTATGAGTCCTTGGGATACGTAAAATATCGCTGGTTGCCCCAGTTTTATGCCAACGATCACGGTTATGATATGCGACTGCCTTTATCCCGGGATGTCGATAGGATTTCCCTGGAGGGGATTTTGATCAATAAGCTGTATAGTTTCGGCAGTATGCTGTACTATCTCTTTATGCTCTACTTATTCGGACTCAAAGATATTTTGGTGTATGGTATTGGCAGAAGGCTTGAGTAGGGttttaaatctattatatAAAACcacataatttatttgttcTTTTGGCCAACGAAAACtataaattaaaacatttatgaAACAACCAGAGAAAGTTCATTGCACTCGGCCGACGAAATTGAACTAAAAGCATGAGCAAATCGCTCAAAgtaaaaaatgaaaacttGAAAATATATGTCAGAAAGCATATGGAAACACGATTTGTTtatatgacaacattgaaccaGAATTTTCAAATGCTATGCGTTTCAAGTTGCGCAAAATGCCAAATTGTGAAAATCATTGCGCGTGTTTCAGACACATGTCCGTACCAGACTAcactttatatttatatatgtattttctaATTTGTTTGCTTTGAAAAATGTAGCTAATAAAaaagacaacaacaaaagcctTGACCATCTCGAAACGGAAATTCGCAATTGAATTTGTTTGGCAAACGAGACGAACATCAATGCGTTTGCACTGTGTACATTAGGGTGGACCACTATTAAATATGATTAGAAAATctaaaacattaaatttttGGTGAATTTTAAGGctgacatttttattttatgatgtTTATCTTTTTAAAGCAGTTTAGTTCTTGTTTATGCCTGATTccttacttaaaaaaaattgtaatcaAATTGTGTACCATGACAAGACTGAGAGTCCACCCTATTGTAGATTCGTACCTAAAGTTAGCCTTTGTGCGTCAACGGAAATTGATCTTTCGTTAAGAATTCACCTCAATGGATTTTCTTTAATTAGCTATGTaatccaaaaataaaactaaaatttatatgaaaaacaCATGTCCCGCTTAATGAACCTCCATGGGATGTGGTATGTACTTTCTCATCTCGAAGGCATTCTCCGGTTCCGGGTCATCTGGATAGTAGTCCTCTAGTGTTTGGCGATGAGCGTAGCCCATGGAGGTGTACAGGTGATAGGCGGCCTGATTGCTGGCTCGCATGAAGAGGTTTACAAAAGAAGCTCCTTTGTGGCTTGCAGCTATAAAAAGGTAATCCATTAGAGCAGTGGCAAGTCCAAGGCGTCTATATTCCGGAGACACGGTCAATGCCGCCACATGACTATGCGGCTCCTGATTTTGCTTGGCCACATAATGCCCGAATATATATCCCATTAGTGGGCCTTCGGGACCTGGAGCTTCGGCAATCCGTGAGAGTCCTGGGAATTCCAGGAGGTGCTTCACAAAGAACGTTAGGCTGTATACCTCTGTAAGGGCATCAAACACTAATGAATTAATTTTGAATAGATCATCGAAACGCATTTCCCGAAAGCTTGCCATTTCATACAAAAATTTGTACTATtgtttcatttaattttaacaaattcaaGGATTTTATGCTATGACATGTTAATGGCCTGCTTAATTGAGTGATAAAAATGAGTGATATAAAACTATTTTCGGTTCATTGCCAGGGTTGTTTGGCGGGGTTATAGACCACACCCGATAAACATAATCAAGCCGGTCAGCCAAAAGACTTCGCCACGGGAATCGAAAATTATTTCTCGATCCTCTAATGAGGTTAATGTTCGAAGCACTCGTTGACTCAGCGCCCTGTGCGCTTTTCAAAGATCTATTTATACAATTTAATGGCGCATTTtgcacaaaaataaataaaagtacAAACCGATATTTGTCTTTGGTCGTATACATTTATATGTAAGCGCACATTATATTGGTAAGGAGGCAGAAATCTATTTATAATCGAAAGCATCAGCCAAATTTGTTGTGTTTTTCTTCTCCCTGGACAGGTGGTCCAGTCAAAATAATGGGGGAACTTGTAAAATGTAAACTGCTAGAGCTGAATATGAAAATCATCTAACCGGCTGAAGAAAAATGATTTGCTAATTCCCCAGCATCGCTCTTTTTCCCTTGTTTAGGGTACATATACACTAAATTTACATATATACACTGGATGTTTGTTTAGCGGTCTTTTTccattatttgtttttcaagCATGTGTGATTTATAATGATTTATCAGCGCATTTGCCCACAAGGCACGGCCAGAACAACCAAATGGAATCATTCATGATGGCATGCTTTTGTATCTTTGTACAAAATCTTTTGGGGCAGCATATATTTCATCAGATGCATTTTCTTGTTCTCTGTCTTGGTactcaatattattataacaGATCTGTATGCACTTGAAATGGATTTACAGAGTAAGTAACAAGCATAGTCGAATAATGGGAAAAATATGAAttatattaaaacattttttatattaattgcttGTTTTCTTACCTTACCAAAACTTAGAAAACTGTTTGAAAAGAGAAAACCAAAATGATTAATAACAAAGCCCAACCAACCGAAATCTTTAAAGCAGTCTAGTGTGAAATATAGAAGTaccaataatttattttatgtgctAAGTGCATTGCGCACTAAACCCGACGATGATCGGCCCTGTAAATACATTTGAATGGTTCTGCGGATCGGAAAGGAGGAAAACAATAAGTACAAACGTCCGCGGGCTTTCTCAACTTTTagatttcttttaaataaactcaaaATTCGTCGAATTTTCCGAGCAGACGCACTTTACACATGCTCACAAGTAACCACCACAATCAAATGGATATAGACACGGACATGACCGATGGTCGAAAAGAATATGTACCGAATAAGAACTAGAAGAAGAACCTATTTCGAAATGTGAAATGTGCTTTTCGGCTTTTCGGCCGAGAAAATTTCGTGTGCGAATTCAGTGCGACTTGGGCTGCTAACTTGAACGCGTTGCAAACGAGAAAACCATccgaaataaagaaattttcAACTAGAAACTAACACATAGATATATCTATACCATCTAGCTGGGCTGTCTATATATACggatatatatagatatagataCGAGTATTTTCTCTGGCAAAAGTGAGCAATGCGTCGTGCCGCGTTTTATAAAtagaaaattacaaaattcCCAAAAGAACATTGGTGAAAAAGGGTTTCGTAGTTGGTTGACTAGTGCAAAACCCTTCAAGTATTGGCTAGACTAAACTATTTCTGTAATGATCATCCCGATTCTGAACTATATGTATAAATGTGAAAAACTATTTCCCAGTGGATCGGTTGTGCCTGTGCCGCAGAATTATATAAGAACGCGTGATATTATTCGGTGCAAAATAATTCTCGAtttaatattcataatttcCTCTTAATTTTCCATAAATTTTTCAGTGTTTCTGTGTGAATAGGCGTCGTTGCAAAATCTTTTCATAGAACTTGCGTGCGTTTGGCGAAAACCAACGCCTACGACAAAATCCAAAGAACGCGATCTCTTCCGACTGGCGGCTGTGTGTAGGCGGTGTGTAAAAGTGTTTTGAAGTTGAACTTGAAATACATAGAAAGCGGCTAAAATGAGTTCTGGGTGAGTAAGAAAATCATAAAATAGTTAAAACCTTCAAATGTTAAAGAGCATCTGTCTTATTTCTCAACTATTTATCACTATTTTTCGAGTGTTTTTTTCGAAAACTAATATACAACACACCCGAACTTTATTGCCGGGGATGTGGATGAAATgaagcaaaataaataaaacagaTGTATATACAGCTGAGTTCaataaaaaagattttaatGCTGCATATACAAATAGTTCTCAACAGTTTAATAAAAAGGGGAAATCTATTTTATACACATTACggaaaaacacaaaagaaaaAGGGTCTTTTTGAttcaattattattaaaaattaattttaacttTTAAGTAATATCAATTTGTTTTCCCTAAATTGTCTTTTAAAGCCTTTTACTTATCAGTAGAGGGCCGTAATATTACATATACATTTTATGGTATACATATATTCACATCATCTTTATGATCTCTTCTACAATTAAGGCTCACACATGAGTCTTTTTGAAGGCCATCGATGGCCCACGCCCACGCCCAAATCTCATTTGGCTGCCCCACGCTGCACGCGCTTTTTGGCAGGCGACACTTTCGGTGTTTTCCCCTCATTTCCCCGCCCTTTCCCGGCCCCACTGCCAAGcgaattaattaattaaatttcctATTTTtcaacaacatctcactcgcTCTGTGGTGGTGCACAGTTTTATGTCTTAGCCCCAGCCAGCAGCTGTCTCTTGGCTTTTGTCTAGAAGCAATTGGCACACGTGTTGGGAATTTAGACGGCTGACGGCAGTCACCGGAAGTTTCGTTTCGAAGCCACGCACATCATAAAACAAATTCTCAAGAAcctttcaaaaaataaagccAAGAATTCGACATAAGAtgcatttatttcatttttttctatTCTTGAAGTTTTTTCTCAGacagatttttttttgcatttctttGTTGACGTTGATGTGCGGCGCATAAATTTTCCTCACCCACGGAAATCTTCGATAATATATTGAGGAAATTGGGTCAAACCATATGCAAAAgagaaatacaaaaattttgTTTAGAAAAAATAGGACCTCTTTATGAATATTAAATTTCGAATTCTCTTTACTTTCATTGTTTATATTTTCCTAACCAATGTAccaaacaaaagaaaattttcCACCGTTTGCAAATCAGCAAAACGTTAAGTATACGCAACGTTcaacatataaataaaatgtatatatttttaaatagacACAAAGAAACTACAAGTACTTACAAATTATACGTGTGAACTTGGAATAAATATTGACCATGTACACTTTAAAGTGTTAATGttgattttaacttaaattatttttcgCATTTTAATGTCTGAGCCTCTGATGCATTACCAGACATGACTTTGATTTTTGTCAACGACAATTATTTTCACACTTCTTTGTCggtttttttcacttttgttgATTGCGTAAATCAGGCGtgagtttatttattttatacattttcgcattttttaacTTCGTAAACAGATTTGTTGTCCGAAGTTCAAGTTGGTCGCAGTTGACCGTGAAATTTGAATGCGAAAAAGGGCATTAAAATTAAAGGAAGATTCCCAAGTGGATAAGACAGAAGAAATAAAGCCACACCCAAATGACAGTTCAACAGCATTGGGAATCGATTATTGAATAGCCATGTGAATGGACTTAGATTGTTCCCATGATAGTTGACTTAATGATTCACTTTGCCTAGGACTTATTTCGGATTGTACActcataataaaaatatagacCAAAATGATCGAAAAATCAGTATATTCAAAAAATACATTAAGAAGTATGCAATCATTTTCTTATTTGAAGAATTTAttgtattaaattttttttctgatttaTAGTTTTACTATTTACTATAGAAAAGTATATTGTTATCATTTATGTATACAATAAAGTATTTATTCTTTAGTTCTTTCCtcaaaaaatacataaatctttgaattttaaataaatttacttTCTCCACAAGCTAAATTCAAAATTGTCttgccttttttttaatttccacaAGTTAATACTAAGGCAATTTATCAACCAACACTATTATGAGCTGTAaggaaaaaattttaaaaatcgaaaaaagGCGCTGGCGGGATTCGGTTGCCTATCTGGCCAAAAACCACCGACATGAATGACGACATGTGGTCATGGCaggaaaatatacaaaaattcACGTTCGTATGCGCATTTATCCCGCCACTCGGCTGAACAAGAAATATTACCGCCATCGATTGTGCAACGGGCTTTTGGGGCACAGACTGCGTTTCGCTTTCACCTGGGATCGCTGACGTTGACCCAGGCCagattaatataaataattacgAGTGCGAGTACCAAAACCAAGCCCAATCTTATGGTTCCCTGTCTGATGTGCTCATGTCATGCAATCAACGCAGCAAAATGACAAATGCAAAACGAGTTGCACACTCGAGTAAATAGTCGTAGAAAGTGATGAATGAGTTCCTTGATTGCgtctgttttttgttttcgtaTATGTAAACTTTTTTCCTGTCGTCAGATAGTTTTTCAAGGTCGGTTCCAACAAAAAGCCTAAAATATCTACGTTTTTACACACGCTTGTGGCTTTGACAGTGGGTGTTGATGGGAAAAGCTACTTTATTGGATTAtctttctttgtttttttgtttaactttTCCCTATGCGATCGCTTTGCTTTTTTTGGATTTAATGGGTAATAAATTGTGTTCGTTTTATGTTTGCAAAATTAAGTTTCGTATAAATAGCATCTTTGTATACGTATTTATGTTTTTGGTTTACGTCTCT is a genomic window of Drosophila suzukii chromosome 2L, CBGP_Dsuzu_IsoJpt1.0, whole genome shotgun sequence containing:
- the l(2)k05911 gene encoding serine proteinase stubble translates to MFAFLPVLLLCVHLLHFKMISGVDLPSVSGGAQAPAPVWENGEINAAPEAGLFKANATAEEIFGGAVVDSSSPNLSRQRRQFFFDPSILLWQSGLGTGVPGGWGPGEGSKCLTSRGQPGVCVRIDGCRQYYRAARQIAIFTLRQWPQTNGLGLNGNMCNFFDLLGRVNNGICCTDIETNSFGVFPLPGTSTTTTTSTEKPSMAADEEDRMDVMPEGEVDAEQPVDAPRPEDPIDNVNSVEDMPDFQDGNTIEGNAPEGDPQPEAEAEPEPAGQPVAQPIPTQPASTIYPYQWPFGSFAGGVAQWPPALPTHPPTTGGWPPPLPTHPPNHHYPTHPTTGGVPSTKRTTARPTSPTRPTTTRRPSYPSYPATTTTTTTRRPASGSSPEGLPLQCGNKNPVTPDQERIVGGINASPHEFPWIAVLFKSGKQFCGGSLITNSHILTAAHCVARMTSWDVAALTAHLGDYNIGTDFEVQHVSRRIKRLVRHKGFEFSTLHNDVAVLTLSEPVPFSREIQPICLPTSPSQQSRSYSGQVATVAGWGSLRENGPQPSILQKVDIPIWANSECARKYGRAAPGGIIESMICAGQAAKDSCSGDSGGPMIINDGGRYTQVGIVSWGIGCGKGQYPGVYTRVTSLLPWIYKNIK
- the LOC108021730 gene encoding N-alpha-acetyltransferase 20 isoform X1, yielding MASFREMRFDDLFKINSLVFDALTEVYSLTFFVKHLLEFPGLSRIAEAPGPEGPLMGYIFGHYVAKQNQEPHSHVAALTVSPEYRRLGLATALMDYLFIAASHKGASFVNLFMRASNQAAYHLYTSMGYAHRQTLEDYYPDDPEPENAFEMRKYIPHPMEVH
- the Naa20B gene encoding N-alpha-acetyltransferase 20, producing the protein MSSPRDFVLEDLFKFNHIVLDPLVEVYSLPFLLPKILEYPELVLATDAPDDRLVGFILGTRIEDSTEHIGDGKDLSWSHGHVSALAVAHNYRNLGLATRLLSTLRDMMDRQKDLYMDLFVREKNKNAIRLYESLGYVKYRWLPQFYANDHGYDMRLPLSRDVDRISLEGILINKLYSFGSMLYYLFMLYLFGLKDILVYGIGRRLE
- the LOC108021730 gene encoding N-alpha-acetyltransferase 20 isoform X2; the encoded protein is MGYIFGHYVAKQNQEPHSHVAALTVSPEYRRLGLATALMDYLFIAASHKGASFVNLFMRASNQAAYHLYTSMGYAHRQTLEDYYPDDPEPENAFEMRKYIPHPMEVH